A region of the Stutzerimonas stutzeri genome:
CGATCTGGATACCTGGAGCATCGCTGACTGGGCGGCCTTGATCGAACAAACCTGCCATAGAACATGGGTCGCTTATTACAAAGGCGCCATCGCCGGCTATTACGAACTGCATCAGGCCGCAGATTTCAGCGTAGAGATTCGCTACTTTGGCCTGGCACCGCAGTTTCTGGGTAAAGGCTTCGGTGGCCCACTGCTGAGTCACGCAATCGAGAGCGCCTGGGCCTGGCCTGAGACACGGCGAGTCTGGGTACATACCTGCACCCTGGACCATCCTGCCGCACTTGCAAACTACCAGGCACGCGGCTTTCGCATTTTCAAGCAAGAGACAGCTTTGCTTGACTGAGCCAATCGGCTGATGACCGATATATGCGCT
Encoded here:
- a CDS encoding GNAT family N-acetyltransferase produces the protein MDNSYTTYYLEMTSATQLRPKPQPAELQIIECEVPQPELNRFLYQLVGKQWGWSDLDTWSIADWAALIEQTCHRTWVAYYKGAIAGYYELHQAADFSVEIRYFGLAPQFLGKGFGGPLLSHAIESAWAWPETRRVWVHTCTLDHPAALANYQARGFRIFKQETALLD